The genome window GGTAGCGATGTTTCTAGTGTGAATGCCTGTCCGATCGTAAGAGGGGGCTAATATTGAGGCCTTTCGAGGTTCGGCTGCGCGAGTTTCATTCAAAGCTGCGGGGGTCGCCTAAGGGGTATGTGGAAAGAGCAGTGATTGTTCTTCCTAGGGCCGTTCCCGTAGGTTTGATCAATGCAGGTGAAGGTGGGTCTGGAGGCGTTGAGTACAGGATAAGCTTGACTGAGTTGCAAGAAGCGTTCGATTTTGAGAAGAGCAGACTCCTTCAGCTTTCTGAGGGGTTTGGTTCAGGGTTAGATGTCAGGGAGGAAAGTTGGGTCACAGGAAGTCTGTTGGTGTCGGCGTCGGTAGACTTTCTCGTGTCGCTAATCGGGCCTGAGGAAATGACGACTGGAGCGTCCGAATATGCGCCGTATAGGGTTCATCCATCAGATCCTTTTGATGCTGAGCAAGGTGATGAGACCGATAAGGACTTTCTAGGTGTAGTGCCTGAGAAACGCGAGCTACCGGAATCTTCCTTTGCTGGTCCATTTGGTTTGGTACCCTTTCGTTATTCTCGTCGCAATGAAGTGGCTGGCCCTCTGGGGCTAGATAGCCTTGGTATCTTGAAGCCCGGTGACGGTGTGGTGGTGGCGGTAGTTGATAGGGGGGTTGAAGGGCACTCGGAATTTGAAGGGCGCTTGTTGGAGGGGAAAGCCTTTGGGAAGGCTGAAGACCCTCACAAGGATGATGGTAAGGGCCATGGAACAGGCGTTGCGGGTCTTGTCGCCGGCAAGGAGCAGGGGGTAGCACCTTTCGCGAAGATACTTCCTCTCAAGGTTGGGAAAAAGCAATGTGATGTCTTTAAGGCCTTTGATCAGGCAATGGCCGAAGGTGTCGACGTGATTTGTTATGCGCGCAACTTCTCGGCGAATGTCGACCCAGTCCTTTGGCGTAAGGCATGTGAGAGTGTGCTAGCTGCAGGTATTCTGCACGCTGTAGCTCTAGGGAACAAGGGTGGCATGGTAGAGCAGCACTTGCCGCCAGCGAATGTACTTTGTCCGGCGTTTTGCCCTCCTCCAGTGTCTGCTGTTGGCGCGGGTGGCGTGTCTTCCGCTATGGCTGCTGGTTCGTTCAATCTAGGTGACGAGCGAGCGAGGTTTGATTGCTCGTTTGGTCCATCGGTCTGGAGCTTGGAAGACTATCAGGACTATCCTTGTGATGAG of Acidobacteriota bacterium contains these proteins:
- a CDS encoding S8 family serine peptidase — its product is MTELQEAFDFEKSRLLQLSEGFGSGLDVREESWVTGSLLVSASVDFLVSLIGPEEMTTGASEYAPYRVHPSDPFDAEQGDETDKDFLGVVPEKRELPESSFAGPFGLVPFRYSRRNEVAGPLGLDSLGILKPGDGVVVAVVDRGVEGHSEFEGRLLEGKAFGKAEDPHKDDGKGHGTGVAGLVAGKEQGVAPFAKILPLKVGKKQCDVFKAFDQAMAEGVDVICYARNFSANVDPVLWRKACESVLAAGILHAVALGNKGGMVEQHLPPANVLCPAFCPPPVSAVGAGGVSSAMAAGSFNLGDERARFDCSFGPSVWSLEDYQDYPCDEPLFRGDFYLPGGTKEGGGLLTALRGGGNRFGRFSGSSAAAACLAGVLAILAQKKEGVVEATSDRPIKIFKALLDSADEIKIRVGTCFSEDSANERHERRVNPPEAYRKV